A stretch of Fluviicola sp. DNA encodes these proteins:
- a CDS encoding Crp/Fnr family transcriptional regulator: MNAKELLRDYLSKTVTLSEEQFDYVFAHFEEQQFTKGQTLISAGDKVNREYFVVEGCLKSFYINDEVKLFILQFSMPNWWASDFEALYSGEKARIHVDCITDATVLALSNENREKLCREIHEMEYFFRWRTNKGYVATQKRLLSFMNNNAKQRYEELLALYPQLYNLVPKHLIAAYLGVSRETLSRL, from the coding sequence ATGAACGCTAAAGAATTGCTCCGGGACTACCTTTCGAAAACAGTGACTCTTTCCGAAGAGCAGTTTGACTATGTATTCGCCCATTTCGAAGAACAGCAATTCACCAAAGGGCAAACACTCATTTCTGCCGGCGATAAAGTGAACCGGGAATACTTTGTAGTGGAAGGCTGTCTGAAGTCTTTTTACATCAACGACGAGGTAAAACTATTTATCCTGCAATTTTCCATGCCGAATTGGTGGGCTTCCGATTTCGAAGCATTGTACAGTGGTGAAAAAGCCCGGATCCATGTCGACTGTATAACGGATGCAACCGTTCTGGCACTTTCGAATGAAAACCGGGAGAAATTGTGCCGCGAAATCCATGAAATGGAATATTTCTTTCGATGGCGGACCAATAAAGGATATGTTGCGACCCAAAAGCGCCTGCTTTCTTTTATGAACAACAATGCCAAACAGCGCTACGAAGAATTGCTGGCCCTATATCCGCAACTCTACAATCTCGTTCCGAAACATTTGATTGCTGCTTACCTGGGCGTTTCACGAGAGACTTTGAGCCGTCTATAG
- a CDS encoding YceI family protein, with amino-acid sequence MKTQFEINKAKSKVAWTGRKVTGAHNGTIDFKAGHIQFNENVLSGGNFVIDTTSIKILDITDRATNAQFAGHLASDDFFSSEQFPEASMEIVHAEPRENGSYHINGDLTIKGITHPVEFDMQVNQTDNLVTASGKITIDRTKYGIRFRSGNFFTNLGDTLIYNHFDLDFTFTAEA; translated from the coding sequence ATGAAAACACAATTTGAGATCAACAAGGCAAAAAGCAAAGTAGCCTGGACAGGCAGAAAAGTAACAGGTGCTCACAACGGAACTATCGACTTCAAAGCCGGTCACATTCAATTCAACGAAAACGTGCTAAGCGGTGGAAACTTCGTGATTGATACCACATCCATCAAAATCCTGGACATTACAGATCGGGCCACAAATGCGCAATTCGCAGGCCATTTGGCTTCGGATGATTTCTTTAGTTCCGAACAATTTCCGGAAGCAAGTATGGAAATCGTACATGCAGAACCGCGCGAAAACGGATCTTATCACATCAACGGCGATCTGACTATCAAAGGAATTACGCATCCGGTTGAATTCGACATGCAGGTTAATCAAACAGATAACTTAGTAACAGCATCCGGGAAAATAACCATCGACCGGACGAAATACGGTATCCGGTTCCGCTCCGGGAACTTCTTCACAAACCTCGGGGACACACTCATTTACAACCATTTCGATTTAGACTTCACCTTCACAGCTGAGGCTTAA
- a CDS encoding TIGR03915 family putative DNA repair protein codes for MIWLVYDGSFEGLLTTVFEVYEYKWPEIHIRKEGMAVPPLFAEIRHVVTDDEKAKRVWKKLIGLFGPSGVRTLWISWLSELETIEETILEVIRYGLKLQQHVLNDFGNLHVLQLQQAVKSVGREKHRMEAFVRFQLTKDAIYFSVIEPDFNVLPLILSHFRDRYADQKWFIYDSRRAYGIYYDLERAELVDFIPNALLSPNGLSSEAFSENEMLFQKLWKDYFKSTNIVGRKNIQLHVQHVPKRYWKYLVEKRL; via the coding sequence ATGATCTGGCTGGTATACGACGGTAGTTTTGAAGGATTACTGACTACCGTTTTTGAAGTGTATGAATACAAATGGCCGGAAATCCACATTCGTAAAGAAGGAATGGCCGTTCCTCCACTTTTTGCAGAGATACGCCATGTTGTAACGGATGACGAAAAAGCAAAGCGGGTCTGGAAAAAATTGATCGGTCTATTCGGGCCGTCGGGAGTACGCACTTTGTGGATCTCCTGGCTCAGCGAACTGGAAACTATTGAGGAAACCATTCTCGAAGTAATCCGGTATGGACTCAAATTGCAGCAGCATGTATTGAATGACTTCGGGAACCTGCATGTGTTGCAATTGCAGCAAGCAGTCAAATCAGTTGGCCGTGAAAAGCACCGCATGGAGGCTTTTGTGCGTTTCCAGCTCACCAAAGACGCCATTTATTTCTCGGTCATTGAGCCGGATTTCAATGTGCTTCCACTCATTTTATCACATTTCCGGGACCGCTATGCCGACCAAAAATGGTTTATTTACGATTCGCGCAGGGCTTACGGCATTTACTACGACCTGGAAAGAGCCGAATTGGTGGATTTCATTCCGAATGCATTGCTCTCGCCAAATGGACTTTCAAGCGAAGCTTTCAGTGAGAATGAAATGCTTTTTCAGAAACTGTGGAAGGATTATTTCAAAAGCACGAATATTGTTGGGCGTAAGAATATCCAATTACACGTGCAGCATGTCCCGAAACGGTATTGGAAGTATTTGGTGGAGAAGCGTTTATGA
- a CDS encoding ATP-binding protein: MKIAFTGAHRVGKTTLAEKIHALAPEFLFIPEPYRELLEEGHLFSETPSTEDFSMQLDRALENVEIDELDVLFDRSPLDLLAYIHIIGGAEASRKYYLQVKETMDEIDLLVFVPVEKHDVIGCPESEFPKLRRQVNELLEEWIDAFDLDTITVSGTLAEREKQVIEAILRFD; this comes from the coding sequence ATGAAAATTGCATTTACAGGAGCTCACCGCGTAGGAAAAACCACGCTTGCCGAAAAAATCCATGCCTTAGCGCCGGAATTCCTTTTCATCCCCGAACCTTACCGGGAACTGCTGGAAGAAGGACATTTATTTTCCGAAACGCCAAGCACTGAAGATTTTTCCATGCAACTGGATCGTGCCCTGGAAAATGTAGAAATCGATGAACTGGACGTATTATTTGACCGTTCTCCGCTCGATCTGCTTGCCTATATCCACATCATTGGCGGAGCGGAAGCTTCCCGGAAATACTACTTGCAAGTCAAGGAAACAATGGACGAAATTGACCTGCTGGTATTTGTTCCGGTTGAAAAACACGATGTGATCGGTTGCCCGGAATCCGAATTCCCGAAATTGCGCAGGCAAGTCAACGAATTGCTGGAAGAATGGATCGATGCCTTTGACCTGGATACGATCACTGTGAGCGGAACCTTAGCTGAGCGGGAGAAGCAAGTCATTGAAGCAATCCTTCGTTTCGATTAA
- a CDS encoding 4-oxalocrotonate tautomerase family protein, whose translation MPVINIELTREGVTREQKQQLIKQLTDVVTTVLNKDPQLTQVVIREIDTDNWGVGGEQVSVLREQGITADKK comes from the coding sequence ATGCCAGTCATCAACATAGAACTAACGCGCGAAGGCGTTACACGCGAGCAAAAACAGCAGCTTATCAAACAATTGACGGATGTAGTTACAACTGTCTTGAATAAAGATCCGCAGCTCACACAGGTGGTAATCCGGGAAATCGATACCGACAATTGGGGAGTTGGAGGAGAACAAGTCTCCGTACTCAGGGAACAGGGAATTACCGCAGATAAAAAATGA
- a CDS encoding ADP-ribosylglycohydrolase family protein yields the protein MQVNFKDLFLGVAIGDAYGAGLEFQDRNWIREHVDFTEFVNKRMDIRSDKIELFTRDYKAWDYTDDAEMTIAVAKAMMSEQPFTEDLLVNFFSEEYNLTFLKRGYKRNGHGAMRWYFSGEKSIEEIKSFQKDKKYPGNAPPMRAIPLAFAPEDRIDLYAAINANCTHPHPLAVASSILVARAAQGFLLKDIQPEQLIAYCLQFINEPETIALLKKADQLPGPENLQEGDYEILCGPQPIREDQFLPGICGLPSNAMQTAVCVLYVLKHAKTSFEALKYSVNIGGDVDSLASICTGILAGKYGIGDIPEYMIHSVEGKEYVQEVGEEFGEFVWNKTGNE from the coding sequence ATGCAGGTAAATTTCAAAGATCTTTTCCTCGGAGTGGCTATCGGCGACGCTTACGGTGCCGGACTGGAATTCCAGGATCGCAACTGGATCCGGGAACACGTTGATTTCACGGAGTTTGTCAACAAACGAATGGATATCCGTTCCGATAAGATCGAACTTTTCACCCGGGATTACAAAGCGTGGGACTACACGGACGATGCAGAAATGACCATTGCGGTGGCAAAAGCCATGATGTCGGAGCAACCGTTTACGGAGGATTTATTGGTTAATTTCTTTTCCGAAGAATACAATCTTACGTTCCTGAAAAGAGGATACAAACGAAACGGACACGGTGCCATGCGCTGGTATTTCAGTGGTGAAAAAAGCATTGAAGAAATCAAATCGTTCCAAAAAGACAAGAAATACCCGGGAAATGCGCCACCCATGCGCGCCATCCCACTGGCTTTTGCTCCGGAAGACCGGATCGATCTGTATGCAGCAATCAATGCGAATTGTACCCACCCGCATCCGTTGGCAGTTGCATCAAGTATTTTGGTGGCTCGTGCTGCGCAGGGATTCCTGCTAAAGGACATTCAGCCGGAACAATTGATTGCATATTGTCTGCAGTTTATAAACGAGCCGGAAACAATAGCGTTACTGAAAAAGGCTGATCAGCTTCCTGGCCCGGAAAACCTGCAGGAAGGGGATTACGAAATTTTGTGTGGCCCGCAACCCATCCGGGAAGACCAATTTTTGCCGGGAATCTGCGGCTTGCCTTCCAACGCGATGCAAACAGCCGTTTGTGTCCTTTATGTGCTTAAACATGCCAAAACATCTTTCGAAGCACTCAAATATTCCGTCAATATAGGCGGAGATGTGGATTCGCTGGCTTCCATCTGCACGGGAATTCTTGCCGGAAAATATGGGATCGGTGATATTCCGGAGTATATGATCCATTCTGTTGAAGGAAAGGAATATGTGCAGGAAGTAGGGGAAGAGTTCGGGGAATTTGTCTGGAATAAAACCGGTAATGAATAG
- a CDS encoding nuclear transport factor 2 family protein, translated as MINSIATAKLHVRMYTFNYYNFITLHETDGNWLIVNKTLTNVID; from the coding sequence GTGATCAATTCCATCGCAACGGCAAAACTGCATGTCCGGATGTATACATTCAATTACTACAATTTCATTACGCTTCACGAAACGGACGGTAATTGGCTGATTGTGAATAAAACACTGACAAACGTTATCGATTAA
- a CDS encoding class I SAM-dependent methyltransferase: MSENEKPEFWESSFRDKQEMWGINPSKSAIVTKDLFRERSVKNVLIPGIGYGRNAQIFRENGMEVTGIEIAETAIRLLRKHYGEEMTVYHGSVTDMPFDQKLYEGIFCYALIHLLDENERRKLIEDCYNQLSENGCMVFTVISKKAPTYGTGTPIGKDRFQQFGGVNMFFYDEDAIREEFGASGLAEIREIEENFPFFLIICEKKK; this comes from the coding sequence ATGAGCGAAAATGAAAAACCCGAATTCTGGGAATCCAGCTTCCGTGACAAGCAGGAAATGTGGGGAATCAACCCTTCCAAATCTGCTATTGTCACCAAAGACCTTTTCCGGGAGCGATCCGTTAAGAATGTGCTTATCCCCGGAATCGGTTACGGGCGAAATGCGCAAATATTCCGGGAAAACGGGATGGAAGTAACCGGAATTGAAATTGCCGAAACGGCTATCCGATTGCTCCGAAAACATTACGGCGAAGAAATGACGGTTTACCACGGCTCCGTCACAGACATGCCTTTCGACCAAAAACTTTATGAGGGGATTTTCTGTTATGCATTGATCCACCTGCTGGACGAAAACGAACGCAGAAAACTCATTGAAGACTGTTATAACCAACTCTCCGAAAACGGCTGTATGGTTTTCACCGTTATTTCCAAAAAAGCACCCACTTACGGAACCGGCACACCCATCGGGAAAGACCGTTTCCAGCAATTCGGCGGCGTAAACATGTTCTTCTACGACGAAGATGCGATCCGGGAAGAATTCGGTGCATCCGGTTTGGCAGAAATCCGGGAGATCGAGGAGAATTTTCCGTTCTTTTTGATTATTTGCGAGAAGAAGAAGTAA
- a CDS encoding nuclear transport factor 2 family protein — translation MKLFTIAWILCIVHGIHAQKRNVMETKTTKEEAIKAVLQDYLEGIRTGDTTLLGQTFHPDALCIAFRRHQRNSLR, via the coding sequence ATGAAATTATTCACCATCGCATGGATACTGTGTATTGTTCACGGTATCCACGCACAAAAACGGAATGTCATGGAAACAAAAACAACCAAAGAGGAAGCCATTAAAGCCGTCCTTCAGGACTATTTAGAAGGAATCAGAACCGGAGACACCACACTTTTGGGACAAACGTTTCATCCGGATGCATTATGCATTGCTTTTCGGAGACATCAACGGAACTCCCTACGCTAA
- a CDS encoding alpha/beta hydrolase, translated as MNRFLLLVVLMACSIAGFSQNAIPYGSNKEVGKYLKINGVNLYYEVYGTGAPILLIHGNSTGIKGWTPQITHFSKKYQVIAVDCRGRGNSELGTDSLTYLQQANDLSVLIRELKLKDVTVIGKSDGGIIGLLMAIHYPENLKQLVSHSANAEPDGLYVQSAKEIHDKRVEAETMLAKGDTTKNWKLEQQKNRMMEFQPHISAEDLKKIAIPVLITSGDRDVIREEHTFWIYINLRFANLNISPGEVHRMPTLNPELFNAIVENWISQPFKGDAVRFK; from the coding sequence ATGAACCGATTCCTTTTGCTGGTTGTGCTGATGGCATGTTCTATTGCCGGGTTTTCCCAAAACGCCATTCCTTATGGTTCCAACAAAGAGGTGGGAAAATACCTGAAGATCAACGGGGTGAATTTGTACTATGAAGTTTACGGAACAGGAGCCCCCATTTTACTGATTCATGGAAACAGCACCGGGATCAAAGGCTGGACACCGCAGATTACCCATTTTTCGAAGAAATACCAGGTTATCGCGGTTGATTGCCGTGGTCGCGGAAACTCCGAATTGGGGACCGATTCACTGACTTATCTGCAGCAGGCAAATGATTTGTCTGTTTTGATCCGGGAATTGAAGTTGAAGGACGTGACTGTCATCGGGAAAAGCGACGGTGGAATTATCGGCTTGCTGATGGCAATCCATTACCCGGAAAACCTGAAGCAATTGGTGTCACATTCGGCTAATGCAGAACCGGACGGCTTGTATGTCCAATCCGCGAAAGAAATCCACGATAAACGCGTAGAAGCTGAAACCATGCTGGCGAAAGGGGATACGACCAAAAACTGGAAGCTCGAACAGCAGAAAAACCGTATGATGGAATTCCAGCCGCACATCAGTGCCGAAGACCTGAAGAAAATTGCTATTCCGGTGCTCATTACTTCCGGCGACCGCGACGTCATCCGGGAAGAGCATACTTTTTGGATCTACATCAACCTGCGCTTTGCCAATCTGAATATTTCTCCCGGAGAAGTGCACCGCATGCCGACCCTTAACCCGGAATTGTTCAATGCGATCGTGGAAAACTGGATTTCTCAGCCTTTTAAAGGGGATGCAGTGCGGTTTAAATAA
- a CDS encoding protein phosphatase 2C domain-containing protein: protein MNIYSALQIGSFHSNHCEDFTTISELDSGKKLIAVMDGCTMGEDSVFASILVGKILKKISKKYYYRHFRDTGRDQDLKTYLKEILRELVTELKQVKNQLGLETIELLTTLVLGIIDENTFDAEIVVIGDGLICVDGHYTEFEQDDRPDYLAYHLSKNFESWFDDQEQFLSVHAFSNLAICTDGIYTFKNFGNSKNQKDEETFKTFLLEDIEGCEQENFLANKLLFIRDEWKHSPSDDLALIRIIRS, encoded by the coding sequence ATGAATATCTATTCTGCACTACAGATTGGCAGTTTCCACTCAAATCATTGCGAAGATTTTACAACTATATCAGAACTAGACTCCGGAAAAAAACTTATTGCTGTTATGGACGGCTGCACCATGGGAGAAGATTCGGTATTTGCATCCATTCTTGTTGGAAAGATCCTGAAAAAAATTAGCAAAAAATACTATTACCGGCATTTTAGAGACACAGGGAGAGATCAAGATCTGAAAACTTACCTGAAAGAAATTCTGAGGGAATTGGTTACTGAACTCAAACAGGTTAAAAACCAACTCGGACTCGAAACTATTGAACTTTTAACAACCCTTGTTCTTGGGATTATTGACGAAAACACCTTTGATGCTGAAATAGTTGTTATTGGTGACGGGTTAATTTGCGTGGATGGACATTACACTGAATTTGAACAAGACGACAGACCTGATTATTTGGCTTACCATTTGAGCAAAAATTTCGAAAGTTGGTTTGATGATCAAGAGCAGTTTCTTTCCGTTCATGCATTCTCCAACCTGGCAATTTGTACCGATGGAATTTACACCTTCAAAAACTTTGGAAATTCAAAGAATCAAAAAGATGAAGAAACATTCAAAACATTTCTTTTAGAAGACATCGAGGGCTGTGAGCAGGAAAATTTTCTGGCTAACAAATTGCTTTTCATACGTGACGAATGGAAACATTCTCCGAGTGATGATCTGGCACTTATACGAATAATTCGATCTTAG
- a CDS encoding Na+/H+ antiporter, with the protein MHTILPFLLAMVAVIVLLNMWANKLKIAYPILLVIGGLLISFIPGLPTVKIDPDLIFFIFLPPLLFEASWSVSFKEMRKWWRIIGSFAFLVVFFTALSVAVVTNHFIPGFSIALGFLLGGIVSPPDAVSTGAITKFVKIPKSTSAILEGESLLNDASSLIIFRFALVAIGSGQFIWHQAALSFLWMIIGGTAVGLIVAWLFVRAHKLLPTDASSDIALTLIEPYFMYWIAEQLECSGVLAVVSGGLYMSARQLVFLNSSSRIQGFSFWESFIFILNGIVFLIIGLELPEIVDGLKVEGTSFGTAIGYGVLVTAVLILSRMISSYAAMVSTMIFRPSVAPGRGSMRNRLLLPLMLGWTGMRGVVSLAAALAIPITLNGEPFPHRNLILFITFVAILLTLVIQGLTLPYLINRWHLFDSFINEEAEEATRREMKRGLKQHVFEFLKKKQETELKDHAGLELFMRHWEEKSKASDDSWMNEQTKAIFIEMLEVQRAYLTELNKDPKINEEIIRTQLYQIDLEEERIKSI; encoded by the coding sequence ATGCATACCATTTTACCTTTTTTGCTGGCCATGGTCGCAGTGATCGTATTGCTGAACATGTGGGCGAACAAACTGAAAATCGCATATCCTATTTTACTGGTAATCGGTGGGTTACTGATTAGCTTCATTCCCGGACTGCCGACCGTAAAGATTGATCCGGACCTGATCTTTTTCATTTTTCTTCCTCCGCTATTGTTTGAGGCTTCCTGGTCGGTTTCCTTCAAGGAAATGCGGAAATGGTGGCGCATCATCGGAAGTTTTGCTTTCCTGGTGGTATTTTTCACGGCCTTGTCCGTTGCGGTTGTCACCAATCATTTCATTCCCGGGTTCTCTATCGCTTTGGGATTTTTGCTGGGCGGAATCGTTTCACCACCCGATGCAGTGAGTACAGGAGCCATTACCAAATTTGTCAAAATTCCCAAATCAACTTCCGCTATCCTGGAAGGAGAAAGCTTATTGAACGACGCTTCTTCGTTGATTATTTTCCGTTTCGCACTCGTAGCAATAGGATCCGGGCAATTTATCTGGCACCAAGCCGCATTGAGCTTTTTATGGATGATCATCGGAGGAACCGCAGTTGGGCTGATTGTAGCGTGGCTGTTTGTCCGGGCACACAAACTCTTACCTACGGATGCTTCATCGGACATTGCCCTGACGCTGATCGAACCGTATTTCATGTACTGGATTGCCGAACAACTGGAATGTTCGGGCGTATTGGCAGTTGTCAGCGGCGGATTGTATATGTCGGCCAGGCAATTGGTGTTTCTCAACAGTTCCAGCCGGATCCAGGGGTTCAGTTTTTGGGAAAGCTTTATTTTCATCCTCAACGGGATCGTCTTCCTGATCATCGGATTGGAACTACCGGAAATTGTGGACGGTTTGAAGGTAGAAGGAACTTCATTCGGCACTGCAATCGGCTACGGAGTTTTGGTTACTGCGGTACTGATCCTTTCCCGGATGATCAGTTCTTATGCGGCAATGGTTTCTACCATGATCTTTCGTCCGAGTGTGGCTCCCGGGCGGGGTTCTATGCGAAACAGGCTCTTACTTCCGCTCATGCTTGGCTGGACAGGAATGCGCGGAGTGGTTTCACTGGCTGCCGCTTTGGCCATTCCCATTACCCTGAACGGAGAACCTTTTCCGCACCGGAACCTTATCCTGTTCATTACTTTCGTAGCTATCCTGCTCACTTTGGTTATTCAGGGACTCACACTTCCCTATCTCATCAACCGCTGGCATTTATTCGATTCTTTTATCAACGAAGAAGCCGAGGAAGCAACCCGCAGGGAAATGAAACGCGGATTGAAACAACATGTATTTGAATTCCTGAAAAAGAAACAGGAAACCGAACTGAAAGATCATGCGGGATTAGAACTGTTCATGCGCCATTGGGAAGAAAAGTCGAAGGCCTCTGATGACAGCTGGATGAATGAACAAACAAAAGCTATTTTTATCGAAATGCTGGAAGTGCAGCGGGCATACCTGACGGAACTCAATAAAGACCCGAAGATCAACGAAGAAATAATCCGTACGCAGTTGTACCAGATTGATCTGGAAGAAGAACGGATAAAAAGCATTTAA
- a CDS encoding DUF983 domain-containing protein has protein sequence MSKISSIIAGTCPKCEKGPIFKYRGTIFLLKAPVMHERCPVCNYLFDKEPGYFLGAMYVSYALTVAEMIAVFIAFFAFVPLWVFFILITVIIILLSFFNFRLSRIIWIHLFQR, from the coding sequence ATGTCAAAAATTTCATCCATTATAGCAGGAACATGTCCCAAATGCGAAAAAGGGCCCATTTTTAAATACCGGGGAACTATTTTTTTACTGAAAGCTCCTGTAATGCACGAACGTTGTCCGGTTTGTAATTATCTTTTTGATAAAGAGCCGGGTTATTTCCTGGGGGCTATGTATGTAAGTTATGCGCTTACGGTAGCGGAAATGATAGCAGTTTTCATAGCGTTTTTTGCATTTGTACCGCTGTGGGTTTTCTTTATACTGATCACCGTGATTATAATCTTGTTGAGCTTTTTTAATTTCCGCCTGTCCCGGATCATCTGGATCCATTTATTTCAGCGCTGA
- a CDS encoding putative DNA modification/repair radical SAM protein, whose protein sequence is MQERIQEKLNILADSAKYDVSCSSSGSDRKNENKGLGNASASGICHTYTEDGRCVSLLKILLTNHCIFDCAYCVSRKSNDVKRAAFTVQEVVDLTIGFYRRNYIEGLFLSSGIFKDADTTMERLVRVAKKLRLEHGFNGYIHLKTIPGASNELMHEAGLYADRLSVNIELPTERGLKLLAPDKTFETMEKPMGFISETLTALNDTRKLIVSTPKFAPAGQSTQVIIGATDESDREIIQTADRFYRGFNLKRVYYSGYVPVLSDDRLPSLSMQVPLLRENRLYQADWLMRFYGFGAHEILDDSNPNLDLEIDPKFGWALRNLHLFPLDINKADLELILRVPGIGVRSAQKIVAARKFGNLGWENLRKLGISLNRARYFIVCKDRALETKDYSAETLRHLVLATANSKFSQLHGTQTSLFG, encoded by the coding sequence ATGCAAGAACGTATCCAGGAAAAACTGAACATACTGGCAGATTCTGCCAAATACGATGTTTCGTGCTCTTCCAGCGGAAGTGACCGAAAGAATGAAAACAAAGGCCTTGGCAATGCCTCTGCATCGGGTATTTGCCATACGTATACGGAAGACGGGCGCTGCGTTTCCCTGTTGAAAATCCTGCTTACGAACCATTGCATTTTCGACTGTGCTTATTGTGTGTCCCGGAAAAGCAATGATGTAAAACGCGCGGCTTTCACCGTTCAGGAGGTCGTTGACCTGACCATCGGGTTTTATCGCCGGAACTACATAGAAGGATTGTTTCTCAGTTCCGGGATTTTCAAAGACGCAGATACGACCATGGAACGCCTGGTGCGTGTTGCCAAAAAACTGAGGCTTGAACACGGCTTCAACGGCTATATTCACCTGAAGACAATTCCCGGTGCCAGTAATGAACTCATGCATGAAGCCGGCTTGTATGCCGACCGGTTGAGCGTGAATATCGAACTTCCGACCGAGCGAGGTTTAAAACTATTGGCTCCCGACAAGACATTCGAAACCATGGAGAAACCGATGGGATTCATTTCAGAAACCTTGACCGCACTGAACGACACCCGGAAACTCATAGTGAGTACACCGAAATTTGCCCCCGCCGGACAAAGTACGCAGGTTATTATTGGCGCCACGGATGAATCGGACCGGGAAATTATCCAGACAGCGGACCGTTTTTACCGCGGATTCAACTTAAAGCGCGTGTATTATTCCGGGTATGTTCCCGTATTATCAGATGATCGTTTGCCTTCTTTGTCGATGCAGGTTCCTTTGCTTCGCGAAAACCGCCTGTACCAGGCAGATTGGCTGATGCGTTTTTACGGGTTCGGGGCACACGAGATTTTAGACGACTCGAATCCGAACCTCGACCTGGAGATTGACCCGAAATTCGGATGGGCACTGCGCAACCTGCATCTCTTTCCGCTGGATATCAACAAAGCTGACCTGGAATTGATTCTTCGCGTTCCGGGAATCGGAGTCCGATCCGCACAAAAGATCGTGGCCGCACGAAAATTCGGAAACCTGGGTTGGGAAAATCTCCGCAAGCTGGGTATTTCTTTGAACCGTGCGCGTTATTTCATTGTTTGCAAAGACCGTGCGCTGGAAACAAAAGACTATTCGGCGGAAACACTGCGGCATTTGGTATTAGCTACCGCAAATTCCAAATTCAGTCAACTACACGGAACACAAACGTCGCTTTTCGGATGA